Proteins encoded by one window of Panicum virgatum strain AP13 chromosome 7N, P.virgatum_v5, whole genome shotgun sequence:
- the LOC120682110 gene encoding uncharacterized protein LOC120682110 — protein sequence MLLQQTTSKVAGDAHLFPVSEYETPTLSASVATSSSKQHLTDNQKRMPRPSIYMTYSPFSCILLSLQMKSWSTAPSQQHLCLNIIVVDAFMVLTYCWVLCYKQLFTQRPNKKLSIAPIFGSYLFTIMLLQTVAGCDCLKQIILN from the exons ATGTTGCTGCAGCAGACGACCAGCAAG GTTGCAGGAGATGCTCACCTGTTCCCTGTGTCTGAATATGAAACTCCTACCCTGAGTGCTTCAGTTGCAACATCTTCCTCTAAGCAGCATCTCACAG ATAACCAGAAAAGAATGCCTCGTCCTAGCATTTACATGACTTATTCTCCATTCAG TTGTATTCTTCTTAGCTTGCAAATGAAATCGTGGTCCACAGCTCCATCGCAACAGCATCTTT GCCTGAATATTATCGTAGTTGATGCCTTCATGGTGCTTACATATTGCTGGGTACTATGCTACAAGCAGCTCTTTACACAACGACCAAATAAGAAGCTTAGCATAGCACCAATTTTTGGGAGCTATTTATTTACAATTATGCTCCTACAAACAGTTGCAGGCTGTGACTGTTTAAAGCAGATTATTTTGAATTGA
- the LOC120682183 gene encoding coatomer subunit epsilon-1, whose translation MATPDLLFNLRNLFYLGAYQAAINNSDVPGLDADAAAERDAIVFRSYIALGSYQLVISEIDSSAATSLQAVKLLALYLTGDKEGAISSLKEWLSDSAIGSNPVLRLIAGIIFMHEQDYNEALKHTHSGGTLDLHALNVQIFIKMHRSDYAEKQLKIMQQIDEDHTLTQLANAWLDIAVGGSKIREAYLIFQDFAEKYPMTGMVLNGKAVCCMHMGSFEEAETLLLEALNKDAKDPETLANLIVCNLHLGKPSSRFLSQLKLSHPDHVLVKNSASSEANFERALQAVA comes from the exons atgGCCACCCCGGACCTGCTCTTCAACCTGCGGAACCTCTTCTACCTGGGCGCCTACCAGGCGGCCATCAACAACAGCGACGTCCCGGgcctcgacgccgacgccgccgccgagcgcgaCGCCATCGTCTTCCGCTCCTACATCGCCCTCGGCTCCTACCAG CTGGTGATCAGCGAGATCGACTCCTCCGCCGCGACGTCGCTGCAGGCCGTGAAGCTGCTCGCGCTGTACCTCACCGGGGACAAG GAAGGTGCAATCTCCAGTCTCAAGGAATGGTTGAGCGATTCAGCAATTGGGAGCAATCCTGTTCTTCGATTGATTGCTGGAATTATATTTATGCATGAGCAGGACTATAATGAGGCCCTCAAGCACACACACTCTGGAGGAACTCTGGATTT GCATGCATTGAATGTGCAGATCTTCATTAAGATGCATCGTTCAGACTATGCTGAGAAGCAATTGAAGATCATGCAACAAATTGATGAAGACCATACACTGACACAACTTGCAAACGCATGGTTGGACATTGCTGTT GGTGGCTCTAAGATCCGTGAAGCTTACCTCATATTCCAAGACTTTGCTGAAAAGTACCCAATGACAGGGATGGTTCTGAATGGGAAAGCAGTTTGCTGTATGCACATGGGAAGCTTTGAGGAGGCTGAAACTCTATTGCTTGAAGCATTAAACAAG gatgcaaaagatccagaaaCTCTTGCCAATCTCATTGTATGTAATCTCCACCTTGGCAAACCATCATCACGGTTCCTCAG CCAGCTGAAGCTATCGCATCCTGATCATGTGCTAGTGAAGAACTCAGCATCGTCGGAAGCAAACTTCGAGAGGGCCCTCCAAGCCGTTGCTTGA
- the LOC120683299 gene encoding 36.4 kDa proline-rich protein-like — protein sequence MAKNHHRIVALLLFAATLLVAQLAPAVACPSCPAPKPPPPPPPTPVPCPPPPSSAPPSTPKGKCPLNTLKLLACVDALNGLVHAVVGAKASEKCCPLLQGVADLDAALCLCTTIKAKALSINLVLPIAIEVLVNECHKNVPASFQCP from the coding sequence CACGCTGCTGGTCGCGCAGCTCGCGCCGGCCGTGGCCTGCCCGTCCTGCCCGGCGCctaagccgccgccgcccccgcccccgacgcccgtgccgtgcccgccgccgccgtcgtccgcgccgccgtccacgccgAAGGGCAAGTGCCCCCTGAACACGCTCAAGCTGCTGGCGTGCGTGGACGCGCTCAACGGGCTGGTGCACGCCGTGGTCGGCGCCAAGGCCAGCGAGAAGTGCTGCCCGCTGCTGCAAGGCGTGGCCGACCTCGACGCCGCGCTCTGCCTCTGCACCACCATCAAGGCCAAGGCGCTCAGCATCAACCTCGTGCTCCCCATCGCCATCGAAGTGCTCGTCAACGAGTGCCACAAGAACGTGCCCGCCAGCTTCCAGTGCCCGTAA